Within Wyeomyia smithii strain HCP4-BCI-WySm-NY-G18 chromosome 2, ASM2978416v1, whole genome shotgun sequence, the genomic segment TTGGTAAGAACAAATCACCAGTTACTGgttgaaaatccaagcttctcgaAACTAGTTGAGACACTGCTTGTTTCGAATATCTGTTCCAGCACTTTATCTTTACTTTATCATCACGGTTTTGATCAttctcaataaaaacaaaaattgtctcatgatctgtaattttgtaatcggcctctgtaaaggaatgaacattatcaaaatttgaaaacacgtGGTTAACTCTTGATCTCCGTCAACTCACTACTCATAGCATCATCTTTCCCGCCGTCTTCCTGGGCCGATAAACATGAAGCacatttgaaaacaatattttcattatCGTTAACGACTTTCGCCGCTATTTTAGTGAGCGGTGTACAAACTCGATGAAATCGAGAATTGCACTTGCCCACGCAAACTACGGGATCGTCGCTAACACGAACTACATTACCACACTTTGCACAGTCCATAGTAAACAAACAAACAGCCGCCGGCCggactcgtccagcagcaacggcaaAGGCTAAAGGCAATGAACAATGCAAACATATAACAATGAATGTTTCAAccagcagccgtagcgtctatgtgATATTGATGCGCTGATCGGCGCTGACACAAATTTAATCaataaaaaacgaataaatcgaaagcatgcaaatacacttctacttatccgtttaggtttccaatttggccgtcggatcactagcactagatcacttaaagcacttgatttcacacaCAAAAAAGCGTTTTGATGTTAACactagtggtacacaagctaccatgttCACCATTCACCAAGAGAGGTACTCTTGGTGAATTCGCCAAGAGAGGTCTTCAGAGgatgttgaaaaaaaacacTAGCACACTTGTATTTAACTTTCCATTTAATAGCTTTTCCTCTTGATATTTACTGactgaaaaatgaaatagaatTGAACTGACGTGCAACTGCTTGCACCGCTTTTATAGCGTCGCGCAAacgcttcttcttctttttcttccttGCTCTCGCTGCTCGTTTCATTCGCGATGGTTTTTATTCTTGATGGTTCGATTCTCGATGGTTCGAGATACAAGGCGGAGTTTATGATGCTTGCTAGCTGCTGCTGATGTTGTTATTTTTCGCGTTCGGGCGCGGACATTCTCCCCCGGGCTGAGAAGCATTCTCAGAACCTTGCTCCAACAGCTGCCTGTTGTCCTGCATGGGCAGCACTGCGATCCTCGTTGTTGGACGTTTATATATTGTGTCACCAACCAAAACGTCGATCGTACGAACTAGTTCGTCAGATCCGGGATAGGTCCGCACAATTTTCCCCAATTTCCAGCTCATTGGTGGCAAGTTTTGGTCTTCCAGAAGCACAATCATTCCAGGTTGAACATTGCAGGTAGTTGTTCCTCCACTTTCTCCAAAACTCGTCCCGAAGTCGTTGCAAAAACTCCCAACGATTAAGTCGATTGACGTTGGTGTTTTCATAACTCGGCTCAGGGATCGCCGTTATTGGACGCCCGATCAAAAAATGGCCAGGGGAGAGCACCATGGGATCACCGGGATCGGGTGAGGTAGAGTAGAGCGGTCGAGAGTTCAAAATAGCCTCAATCTGTGTCAGGACTGTCGCATATTCCTCAAATGTCAAGCAAGCATCCTTCAGCGTGCGTTTCAAGTGATATTTTGCGCTTTTAACGGCCGCCTCCCACAGACCGCCAAAGTGTCGTGCCTCAGGTGGAATAAAGGACCAGGTGATTTCCTTTGGCTGGGAAAAACCTTCTATTTGATCAACCGCAGTTTGAGACCGGAACAGTTTAAACAGCTCATTCAGTTCCGCCTTGGCGCCTCGAAAATTTAATCCATTATCAGAGTGCATTTCTCGTGGTACACCCCTAAAACCCGTGAAGCGTTGCAATGCGCCAATGAACGCGGAGGTGGTCATGTCTGACACTAATTCCAAGTGCACAGCTCGGGTAACCATACACACAAATACAGCAATGTATGCCTTCTCTACAACCAGTATTCGTTGGCCTTGCTTCACATAAACAGGACCCGCGTAATCCACACCAGTCACTTCGAAAGTATGAGCGGGTGTCACGCGGAATGATGGCAAATTTCCCATTTGCTGACTTTTTTTCACTGGGTTCACACGAGAGCAAGTGACACAGCTCCTGGTAATTTTCCTCACAGCTGATTTGCCATTTATCGGCCAGAACCGTCCTCGAAGAATCGCTAGTAAACTAGATGGCCCAACATGCAGGTTCTCATGATGGTATGCTCGTATCAGAAGGTCGGACAATCGGATGACTTGGCAAAATATACGGATGTTTGGCCTTGGTTGATATAGGTGAATTGTCCAGTCTTCCACCTACTCTTAGCAGTCCGTCCTGGTACACGGGATGCAGTAATGCAAGTCTCTTGCATGGCTGCTTATTGTTTATGCGGTTTATCTCGTCAGCCAAACGTTCATATTGAACCGCCTTGACGATCACAATCAACGATTCGCGTAATTCGGGTACAGTCAAGTGGCGTTTCAGTTAACGGAGCTCAGGGTCCTTGATTCTGCAATTAGAGATAAAACGCAGGACATATGCGATCATCCTCTGCAGTTTCCGAAATGAGCTGAACATAGAGAATACAGGAAGATTAACAGCATTATAGGTGACAGCAGACACATAGGCAGTCAATTTCAGCTCTGGTAAATCTTCATCAGGAAGTTGAACAGGTGGTTGAGTTCCGAAATTGATTAATCGCAGGAAAGGCGGACCCTTCCACCACAACTCGTTAGAAATTAGAGAGCTTGGAAGCGATCCTCTCGACACAATATCGGCTGGGTTTTCCTTGGTGGAAATATACTTCCAGGTGAAGTCCTTGGTTTTAGTGGTGATCTCAGCAACTCGGTTTCGAACAAACACTTGAAGAGATTTTTAGCTTCAAAGACTGCAACACCTTAACCACCAGTCGAGACAGCAGGCGAACCGCTAACAATTCTTTCCGGGGAATACTCAATTCTGCTATTGGAGCGACCTTCGATTTACTTGTTAAAAGTCGCAGTTCGGCACGACCATCAGCAAAAATATTCCGCACTTATAGTACCGCTCCATACGCAGAAATCGATGCGTCTAAAAATCCATGAATCTCCTTGGCAACTATGTTTGGAAAAATAACAAGTCGAGGGATCGTCATCTTACTCAATTGTGGCAGTGCATCACGAAGCTTCAACCCCAGGAAACTAGTAATTCTTCGTCAAGATTCTCGTCCCAGGAAAGGCCAGCAGTCCACAGTTTCTGCATTAGTATTTCCGCCACCACTAGGACGGGAGAGGCCAAGCCCAATGGATCAAAAAGCCTTCCAATCTCCGAAAATACCTTTCGCTTTGTGAACGTTTCTAGTACCCCGGCAGGggttttttttgatgaaaaagaaTTCATCGGAATGCGGACTCCAGGTGAGCCCTAAGGTTTTGATCACTTCACTTTTAGTTGTACCATCCAATTGCACCAATTTCTCTCGATTCTCTTCTGGAATTTAGGTTAACACTTCCGGACGACTTGAGCTCCACTTGTGAACAGGAAATCCACCAAGTTGGAGTAATTCTTGCAGTTGG encodes:
- the LOC129720001 gene encoding uncharacterized protein LOC129720001; protein product: MTTSAFIGALQRFTGFRGVPREMHSDNGLNFRGAKAELNELFKLFRSQTAVDQIEGFSQPKEITWSFIPPEARHFGGLWEAAVKSAKYHLKRTLKDACLTFEEYATVLTQIEAILNSRPLYSTSPDPGDPMVLSPGHFLIGRPITAIPEPSYENTNVNRLNRWEFLQRLRDEFWRKWRNNYLQCSTWNDCASGRPKLATNELEIGENCADLSRI